In Myxococcales bacterium, the following are encoded in one genomic region:
- a CDS encoding DnaJ domain-containing protein produces MARKRRDYYDVLGVGRQADDGEIKRAYRDLARRYHPDLNPTGAERFKEINAAYAVLSDARERTRYDRFGHDGDGGGGFGSMVDAVEDVISGLRKRRGKQRGRDLRYTLEITFEEAVFGCTKAITVPLTPGVSGGPTREFSVAIPAGTKEGGVKVLHGDGEPGKGGAAAGDLHVVVRVKDHPVFKRDGLDVVSDVAVTMPQAALGAVVEVATVDGPVKMRVPEGTSTGKVFRLRGRGVPRGPGKAATRGDHLARVVVVTPQALTARQRELFEELARTFGSELAPRPAEKKGLIDRMRDLLDG; encoded by the coding sequence ATGGCTCGCAAGCGACGTGACTACTACGACGTGCTCGGCGTCGGCCGCCAGGCCGACGACGGCGAGATCAAGCGGGCCTACCGCGACCTCGCGCGTCGGTACCACCCGGATCTCAACCCGACCGGGGCCGAGCGCTTCAAGGAGATCAACGCGGCCTACGCGGTCCTGTCGGACGCGCGCGAGCGCACGCGCTACGATCGCTTCGGCCACGACGGCGACGGCGGCGGCGGCTTCGGCTCGATGGTCGACGCGGTCGAGGACGTGATCAGCGGCCTGCGGAAGCGCCGCGGCAAGCAGCGCGGGCGCGACCTGCGCTACACGCTCGAGATCACCTTCGAGGAGGCGGTGTTCGGCTGCACCAAGGCGATCACGGTGCCGCTGACGCCGGGCGTGAGCGGCGGCCCGACCCGCGAGTTCTCGGTCGCGATCCCCGCCGGCACCAAGGAGGGCGGGGTCAAGGTGCTGCACGGCGACGGCGAGCCCGGCAAGGGCGGCGCGGCGGCCGGCGACCTGCACGTGGTCGTCCGGGTCAAGGACCACCCGGTGTTCAAGCGCGACGGGCTCGACGTGGTGTCCGACGTCGCGGTGACGATGCCGCAGGCGGCGCTGGGCGCGGTCGTCGAGGTCGCGACCGTCGACGGCCCGGTCAAGATGCGCGTGCCCGAGGGCACCTCGACCGGCAAGGTGTTCCGGCTGCGCGGGCGCGGCGTGCCGCGCGGCCCCGGCAAGGCCGCGACCCGGGGCGATCACCTCGCCCGGGTGGTGGTCGTGACGCCGCAGGCGCTGACCGCGCGGCAGCGCGAGCTGTTCGAGGAGCTGGCCCGCACCTTCGGCAGCGAGCTGGCGCCGCGCCCGGCCGAGAAGAAGGGCCTGATCGATCGCATGCGCGATCTGCTCGATGGCTAG
- a CDS encoding efflux RND transporter permease subunit, protein MTTTRPVTLIDRVILACFGTPLIAVLLTLAGAALGATWLRELPRDVFPDLSAPVFNVIAQNPAMAAEELELRVAIPIETALAGLPDVRRVRSASSAGVAQVTIEFEPDVAYERARQRVAERLSQVALPPGTSAPLLSSLSGRLNEIFEFTIEADPGTADLMTLRDLAEHEIKNRLLAVPGVAAVERLGGYLREFQIQVDPDRMAARGVTLAELVHAAEGTSATAAGGFVTQGPMEWTVHADARAHSVADIAATVVAVRGRTPVLLGDVADVREGPAVRRGLAHRLAGEVVSCRVVRQFGADTVTVADGVRRALAELQPGLPPGVKVRVVYDQSQLVRSALGGVGRAVLIGAGLVVLVLFGLLGNLRAALLVTLTLPLSLALAGVFLRLAGIGLNTMTLGGLAIAVGLLVDAAIIVAENVVHRLSAHPAADRRARALAAVLEVGRPIAFATAIVVAVFVPLFAMTGIEGRMYAPLAGAVIAAMLASLVLALALVPVLAAAMLRPRRADRPEDVALVRWIKRGYRPLLDGALRHAGWVRLGTLAITVPALWLATQLGSDFMPELDEGAVLMQTSLPAEASLDEVDRLNHRVEDVLRAFPEVEDVVRRTGRGEHTEDPMPHTLSDVLIVLRPDRARSTAALEAAMREAVEPIPGLSASFTTPLGMRIDEGLGGTTADLAVRIFGPDLATLGELAERAAAILGQVDGVTDVRAERPTGLPQLQVEIDRAAVARVGLTPGDVTDAVAIGLAGRVVGEVAVGQRRYDLVVRLAEDHRNDGAALNALLVDGHDQSRIPLGKLARIEPGFGPGTIKREAGSRRVAVEASVAGRDLGSTAAAVRAALTRELELPPGYFVDVGGKVETQARAQRALVIAIAIAVLAVFVLLYLAVRTLAETLVILATLPDAFVGGIVALWLAGETWSVSALVGLIGLFGIAVQNGLVLVAQTRDLCAEGRAFPVALREACLGRVRPKIMTAATAILGLMPLLVLRLHGTELERPLAIVMIGGLVTSTLFTLLALPTFYEFVHDLGVRWRARRADAPGHAS, encoded by the coding sequence ATGACCACCACTAGACCGGTCACGCTGATCGATCGCGTCATCCTGGCGTGCTTCGGGACGCCGCTGATCGCGGTGCTCTTGACGTTGGCCGGCGCCGCGCTCGGCGCCACCTGGCTGCGCGAGCTGCCGCGCGACGTCTTCCCCGACCTGTCGGCGCCGGTGTTCAACGTGATCGCGCAGAACCCGGCGATGGCCGCCGAGGAGCTCGAGCTGCGCGTGGCGATCCCGATCGAGACCGCGCTGGCCGGCCTGCCCGACGTGCGCCGGGTCCGGTCGGCGTCGTCGGCCGGCGTCGCGCAGGTGACGATCGAGTTCGAGCCCGACGTCGCCTACGAGCGCGCGCGGCAGCGGGTCGCCGAGCGGCTGAGCCAGGTCGCGCTGCCGCCCGGCACCAGCGCGCCGCTGCTGTCGAGCCTCAGCGGCCGGCTCAACGAGATCTTCGAGTTCACGATCGAGGCCGACCCCGGCACCGCCGACCTGATGACGCTGCGCGATCTGGCCGAGCACGAGATCAAGAACCGGCTCCTGGCGGTGCCCGGCGTCGCCGCGGTCGAGCGGCTGGGCGGCTACCTGCGCGAGTTCCAGATCCAGGTGGACCCCGATCGCATGGCGGCCCGCGGCGTGACGCTGGCCGAGCTGGTCCACGCCGCCGAGGGCACCAGCGCCACCGCCGCCGGCGGCTTCGTCACCCAGGGCCCGATGGAGTGGACGGTCCACGCCGACGCCCGGGCCCACAGCGTCGCCGACATCGCCGCGACCGTCGTGGCGGTGCGCGGCCGGACGCCGGTGCTCCTGGGCGACGTCGCCGACGTGCGCGAGGGGCCGGCGGTGCGGCGCGGCCTGGCCCACCGGCTGGCCGGCGAGGTGGTGAGCTGCCGCGTCGTGCGGCAGTTCGGCGCCGACACCGTGACCGTCGCCGACGGCGTGCGCCGCGCGCTGGCCGAGCTGCAGCCGGGCCTGCCGCCGGGCGTGAAGGTGCGCGTGGTCTACGATCAATCGCAGCTGGTGCGCTCGGCGCTGGGCGGCGTGGGCCGCGCGGTCCTGATCGGCGCCGGGCTGGTGGTGCTGGTGCTGTTCGGGCTGCTCGGCAACCTGCGCGCGGCGCTGCTGGTCACGCTGACCCTGCCGCTGTCGCTGGCGCTGGCCGGCGTGTTCCTGCGCCTGGCCGGCATCGGCCTCAACACGATGACGCTGGGCGGCCTGGCGATCGCGGTCGGCCTGCTGGTCGACGCCGCGATCATCGTCGCCGAGAACGTCGTCCACCGGCTGTCGGCGCACCCGGCCGCCGACCGACGCGCGCGGGCGCTGGCGGCGGTGCTCGAGGTCGGCCGCCCGATCGCGTTCGCCACCGCGATCGTCGTCGCGGTGTTCGTGCCGCTGTTCGCGATGACCGGCATCGAGGGCCGGATGTACGCGCCGCTGGCCGGCGCCGTGATCGCGGCGATGCTGGCGTCCTTGGTGCTGGCGCTGGCGCTGGTGCCGGTGCTGGCCGCGGCGATGCTGCGCCCGCGCCGCGCCGATCGCCCCGAGGACGTCGCGCTGGTCCGCTGGATCAAGCGCGGCTACCGGCCGCTGCTCGACGGCGCGCTCCGCCACGCCGGCTGGGTGCGGCTGGGCACGCTCGCGATCACGGTGCCGGCGCTGTGGCTGGCGACCCAGCTCGGCTCCGACTTCATGCCCGAGCTCGACGAGGGCGCGGTGCTGATGCAGACCTCGCTGCCGGCCGAGGCCTCGCTCGACGAGGTCGATCGCCTCAACCACCGCGTCGAGGACGTGCTGCGCGCCTTCCCCGAGGTCGAGGACGTCGTCCGCCGCACCGGCCGCGGCGAGCACACCGAGGATCCGATGCCGCACACGCTGTCCGACGTGCTGATCGTGCTACGCCCCGACCGCGCGCGCTCGACCGCGGCGCTCGAGGCGGCGATGCGCGAGGCGGTCGAGCCGATCCCCGGGCTGTCGGCGTCGTTCACGACCCCGCTGGGCATGCGCATCGACGAGGGCCTGGGCGGCACGACGGCCGACCTCGCGGTGCGGATCTTCGGCCCCGACCTGGCGACCCTCGGCGAGCTGGCCGAGCGCGCCGCGGCGATCCTGGGCCAGGTCGACGGCGTCACCGACGTCCGCGCCGAGCGCCCCACCGGCCTGCCGCAGCTGCAGGTCGAGATCGATCGCGCCGCGGTGGCGCGGGTCGGCCTGACCCCGGGCGACGTCACCGACGCGGTGGCGATCGGCCTGGCCGGCCGGGTGGTCGGCGAGGTGGCGGTCGGCCAGCGCCGCTACGACCTGGTGGTGCGCCTGGCCGAGGATCACCGCAACGACGGCGCGGCGCTGAACGCGCTCTTGGTCGACGGCCACGATCAGTCGCGCATCCCGCTGGGCAAGCTGGCGCGGATCGAGCCCGGCTTCGGCCCCGGCACGATCAAGCGCGAGGCCGGCAGCCGGCGGGTCGCGGTCGAGGCCTCGGTGGCCGGCCGCGATCTCGGCTCGACCGCGGCGGCGGTGCGCGCGGCGCTGACGCGCGAGCTCGAGCTGCCGCCGGGCTACTTCGTCGACGTCGGCGGCAAGGTCGAGACCCAGGCCCGGGCCCAGCGCGCGCTGGTGATCGCGATCGCGATCGCCGTGCTCGCGGTGTTCGTGCTGCTGTACCTGGCGGTGCGCACGCTGGCCGAGACGCTGGTGATCCTGGCGACGCTCCCCGACGCGTTCGTCGGCGGCATCGTCGCCCTGTGGCTGGCCGGCGAGACCTGGAGCGTGTCGGCGCTGGTCGGGCTGATCGGCCTGTTCGGCATCGCGGTGCAGAACGGCCTGGTGCTGGTGGCCCAGACCCGCGACCTGTGCGCCGAGGGCCGCGCGTTCCCGGTCGCGCTGCGCGAGGCGTGCCTGGGCCGGGTCCGGCCCAAGATCATGACCGCGGCCACCGCGATCCTCGGCCTGATGCCGCTGCTGGTGCTGCGCCTGCACGGCACCGAGCTCGAGCGGCCGCTCGCGATCGTGATGATCGGCGGCCTGGTCACCTCGACCCTGTTCACGCTGCTCGCGCTGCCGACGTTCTACGAGTTCGTCCACGACCTCGGCGTGCGCTGGCGGGCCCGCCGCGCCGACGCGCCCGGCCACGCCAGCTGA
- the dnaK gene encoding molecular chaperone DnaK, which translates to MSRVVGIDLGTTNSCVAVMDGDTPVVIANAEGSRTTPSVVGFAASGERLVGQAARRQAVTNAENTVYAVKRLMGRKFEDHEVARQLTTCAYEIVAADNGDAHVMARGRTYSPPEVSAMVLARMRETAEAWLGEAVTEAVITVPAYFDDAQRQATKDAGRIAGLNVLRIINEPTAAALAYGKDLPRAQRVAVYDLGGGTFDVSLLELSDGVFRVCATAGDTFLGGEDFDNAIVDWLLDKFAADNGGHDLRGDRLALQRLKEAAEKAKVELSSTLTTDINLPFLAATAAGPRHLEAQMTRAELEHLVEPFVQRTLEPCQRALTDAGFVSGELDAVILVGGQTRMPRIQRLVGEFFGREPSRTVNPDEVVAVGAAIQAGVLTGEVEEVLLLDVTPLSLGVETAGGVFTRLIPRNTTIPCRATEVFSTAVDNQPFVNVHVFQGEREMAVDNKSLAQFELTGIPPAPRGVPKIEVAFDLDADGLLTVSARDLGTAREQRVSVTPTSGLSNDDIDRLVQEAVDRAGDDQDRRALADARNRGETLLYSSERALSEFGAMLTDEDRAMIAGDIDEARRILTDGTLFEVEDVIVRLESSAQRIGEMLYAAVDAGETAEDADGSQAT; encoded by the coding sequence ATGTCGCGCGTCGTCGGCATCGACCTCGGCACGACCAACTCGTGCGTCGCCGTCATGGACGGCGACACCCCGGTGGTGATCGCCAACGCCGAGGGTTCGCGCACGACGCCGTCGGTGGTCGGGTTCGCCGCGTCGGGCGAGCGCCTCGTCGGCCAGGCCGCGCGCCGGCAGGCGGTGACCAACGCCGAGAACACCGTCTACGCGGTCAAGCGCCTGATGGGCCGCAAGTTCGAGGACCACGAGGTCGCGCGCCAGCTCACCACCTGCGCCTACGAGATCGTCGCGGCCGACAACGGCGACGCCCACGTGATGGCCCGCGGGCGCACGTACTCGCCGCCCGAGGTCTCGGCGATGGTGCTCGCGCGCATGCGCGAGACCGCCGAGGCGTGGCTGGGCGAGGCGGTGACCGAGGCGGTGATCACGGTGCCGGCCTACTTCGACGACGCCCAGCGTCAGGCCACCAAGGACGCCGGCCGGATCGCCGGCCTGAACGTCCTGCGCATCATCAACGAGCCGACCGCGGCGGCGCTCGCCTACGGCAAGGACCTGCCGCGGGCCCAGCGGGTCGCGGTCTACGATCTCGGCGGCGGCACGTTCGACGTGTCGCTGCTCGAGCTGTCCGACGGCGTGTTCCGGGTGTGCGCCACCGCCGGCGACACGTTCCTCGGCGGCGAGGACTTCGACAACGCGATCGTCGACTGGCTGCTCGACAAGTTCGCCGCCGACAACGGCGGCCACGATCTGCGCGGCGATCGGCTCGCGCTGCAGCGCCTCAAGGAGGCGGCCGAGAAGGCCAAGGTCGAGCTGTCGAGCACGCTCACGACCGACATCAACCTGCCGTTCCTGGCGGCGACCGCGGCCGGGCCCCGCCATCTCGAGGCCCAGATGACCCGGGCCGAGCTCGAGCACCTGGTCGAGCCGTTCGTGCAGCGCACGCTCGAGCCGTGTCAGCGGGCGCTGACCGACGCCGGCTTCGTCTCGGGCGAGCTCGACGCGGTGATCCTGGTCGGCGGTCAGACCCGCATGCCGCGCATCCAGCGCCTGGTCGGCGAGTTCTTCGGCCGCGAGCCGTCGCGCACGGTCAACCCTGACGAGGTGGTCGCGGTCGGCGCCGCGATCCAGGCCGGCGTGCTCACCGGCGAGGTCGAGGAGGTCCTGCTGCTCGACGTGACGCCGCTGTCGCTCGGCGTCGAGACCGCCGGCGGCGTCTTCACGCGCCTGATCCCGCGCAACACGACGATCCCGTGCCGCGCCACCGAGGTGTTCTCGACCGCGGTCGACAACCAGCCGTTCGTCAACGTCCACGTCTTCCAGGGCGAGCGCGAGATGGCCGTCGACAACAAGTCGCTGGCCCAGTTCGAGCTGACCGGCATCCCGCCGGCCCCGCGCGGCGTGCCCAAGATCGAGGTCGCGTTCGATCTCGACGCCGACGGCCTGTTGACCGTGAGCGCGCGCGACCTCGGCACCGCCCGCGAACAGCGGGTCTCGGTCACGCCGACGAGCGGCCTGTCGAACGACGACATCGACCGGCTGGTGCAGGAGGCCGTCGACCGCGCCGGCGACGATCAGGATCGCCGCGCCCTGGCCGACGCCCGCAACCGGGGCGAGACGCTGCTGTACTCGTCGGAGCGCGCGCTGTCCGAGTTCGGCGCGATGCTGACCGATGAGGACCGGGCGATGATCGCCGGCGACATCGACGAGGCCCGCCGGATCCTGACCGACGGCACGCTGTTCGAGGTCGAGGACGTGATCGTCCGGCTCGAGTCGTCGGCCCAGCGCATCGGCGAGATGCTCTACGCCGCGGTCGACGCCGGCGAGACCGCGGAGGACGCTGATGGCTCGCAAGCGACGTGA
- the grpE gene encoding nucleotide exchange factor GrpE, with protein MSEDDVPASDAPDDPADGGLLVEVDAPDPAPVDRATELEAELAASKAKAKENWDKFLRATADLENYRRRAKRDLDDAKAESRTRVLKEMLPVVDNLERALAHTEGVDAASLLEGVRLVLRQFTHALEKCEVTAIDADGQPFDPNLHEAIGQQDSDAPPGSVVSVLQKGYRLADRLLRPSLVVVARARAEAPPSEPGPAENT; from the coding sequence ATGAGTGAAGACGACGTTCCTGCCTCCGACGCCCCTGACGATCCCGCCGACGGCGGCCTGCTGGTCGAGGTCGACGCACCCGACCCCGCGCCGGTCGATCGCGCCACCGAGCTCGAGGCCGAGCTGGCCGCGTCCAAGGCCAAGGCCAAGGAGAACTGGGACAAGTTCTTGCGCGCCACCGCCGACCTCGAGAACTACCGGCGCCGCGCCAAGCGCGACCTCGACGACGCCAAGGCCGAGTCGCGGACCCGGGTGCTCAAGGAGATGCTGCCGGTGGTCGACAACCTCGAGCGCGCGCTGGCCCACACCGAGGGCGTCGACGCGGCCTCGCTGCTCGAGGGTGTCCGCCTCGTGCTCCGGCAGTTCACCCACGCGCTCGAGAAGTGCGAAGTGACGGCGATCGACGCCGACGGCCAGCCGTTCGATCCCAACCTGCACGAGGCGATCGGCCAGCAGGACAGCGACGCCCCGCCGGGCTCGGTGGTCTCGGTGCTGCAGAAGGGGTACCGCCTGGCCGATCGCTTGCTGCGCCCGTCGCTGGTCGTGGTCGCGCGCGCCCGGGCCGAGGCGCCACCGTCCGAGCCGGGGCCGGCCGAGAACACGTGA